A single Marinobacter sp. es.042 DNA region contains:
- a CDS encoding inorganic phosphate transporter: MELEQINAIERATRYGRAEVLRIGVAVIFIVGIMLYVRSIGADAPNMVMLVAAAMIGGYMAMNIGANDVANNVGPAVGSKALTLAGAIAIAAIFEASGALIAGGDVVSTIKKGIIDPALIGDADTFIWLMIAALLAAALWLNVATYVGAPVSTTHSIVGGVMGAGIAAGGSGIVDWGQFGQIAASWVISPVLGGAIAALSLYLIKRRITYKRDIAQAAKHNVPLFVAIMAWVFSTYLVLKGLSKIVEIGLLPAVGLGAIVGVIVWWLTKWLIHRHSAEVANSKAGVDGLFTIPLIFAAALLSFAHGANDVANAVGPLAAINEAVLQGGIASKATIPSWVLLVGALGIALGLALFGPKLIRTVGSEITELDRMRAFCVAMAAAVTVIVASQLGLPVSSTHIAIGGVFGVGFLREHLKTTYRQKIDEIEAHYAGEDREKVERVLEEFQEASFEEKGQILQNLKRNNGGTAPISKSDRKGLKKVYRQELVKRSAVFRIVAAWIVTVPLSGLLAAMLFFTIRGMLLP; the protein is encoded by the coding sequence ATGGAGCTGGAGCAGATCAATGCCATAGAGCGGGCAACCCGTTATGGGCGCGCCGAGGTGCTTCGCATCGGCGTGGCCGTGATCTTCATTGTCGGCATCATGTTGTATGTCCGCTCAATAGGGGCAGATGCGCCAAACATGGTCATGCTGGTGGCAGCGGCCATGATCGGCGGCTACATGGCGATGAATATTGGCGCAAACGATGTCGCCAATAACGTAGGCCCTGCCGTCGGCTCCAAGGCTCTTACGCTCGCCGGTGCAATCGCCATTGCCGCGATCTTTGAGGCCAGTGGCGCGCTTATCGCCGGTGGCGATGTGGTCAGCACGATAAAAAAGGGGATTATTGATCCTGCCCTGATTGGCGATGCCGACACCTTCATCTGGCTCATGATAGCCGCCTTGCTTGCTGCCGCGCTGTGGTTGAATGTCGCAACGTACGTGGGCGCGCCAGTCTCCACGACACACTCAATTGTTGGTGGTGTTATGGGAGCGGGCATCGCTGCCGGTGGCTCGGGCATTGTTGATTGGGGACAGTTCGGCCAGATCGCTGCCAGTTGGGTTATTTCCCCGGTGCTTGGCGGTGCCATCGCAGCCTTGTCTCTGTACCTAATCAAGCGCCGGATTACCTACAAGCGGGATATTGCGCAGGCTGCGAAACACAATGTTCCCCTGTTTGTTGCAATTATGGCCTGGGTCTTTTCGACCTATCTGGTGTTAAAGGGATTAAGCAAGATTGTGGAGATCGGGTTGCTTCCCGCCGTTGGATTGGGGGCAATCGTCGGAGTAATCGTATGGTGGCTTACAAAGTGGTTGATTCACCGCCACTCGGCCGAGGTAGCAAACAGCAAGGCGGGCGTTGATGGCCTTTTTACTATCCCGCTGATTTTTGCGGCCGCGCTCCTGAGCTTTGCCCACGGCGCGAATGACGTTGCCAACGCAGTCGGCCCGCTGGCCGCGATCAATGAAGCCGTGCTTCAGGGCGGAATAGCGTCCAAGGCCACGATTCCCAGCTGGGTGTTGTTGGTGGGTGCACTCGGCATTGCGCTTGGCCTGGCACTGTTTGGCCCCAAGCTCATACGCACGGTTGGTTCGGAAATAACGGAGCTCGACCGGATGCGGGCTTTCTGCGTGGCGATGGCTGCGGCGGTTACGGTTATCGTTGCCAGTCAGTTAGGCCTTCCGGTGAGCTCAACGCATATTGCGATAGGGGGTGTGTTTGGCGTTGGCTTTTTGCGCGAACATCTCAAAACGACCTACCGCCAGAAGATCGATGAGATCGAGGCGCACTATGCCGGAGAGGACCGGGAGAAAGTAGAGCGGGTGCTGGAAGAGTTCCAGGAAGCTTCCTTTGAGGAGAAGGGACAAATTCTACAGAACCTCAAGAGGAATAATGGTGGCACGGCACCGATCTCGAAAAGCGATCGCAAGGGTCTGAAAAAGGTTTATCGCCAGGAGCTGGTAAAGCGATCAGCGGTTTTCAGGATTGTGGCTGCCTGGATTGTCACCGTTCCATTATCGGGACTGTTAGCGGCTATGCTTTTCTTCACGATCAGAGGGATGCTTCTTCCATAA
- a CDS encoding Na/Pi cotransporter family protein, with amino-acid sequence MNYRQLFLALILGILALALWMSPEFKQIAAGVAIFLFGMLSLENGFRQFTGGFLESVLRRTTDTIPKSLGFGIVSTAIMQSSSLVSVITISFLSAGLLPLITGIGIIFGANLGTTTGAWLFATIGMKMSLSAFALPMLVFGVVLNFQQPRAWKALGAILAGLGFLFLGIDFMKAGFESYQSAVDLREYAMDGVAGLLVYTGLGILATVVMQSSHATLALTLAGLATGQITYENALALAIGANIGTTVTALIGGLGANITGKRLAGAHLLFNAATAVIALALIEPLRWSVDALSALMSIADDDYTVKLAVFHTLFNCLGVAIMLPLISRMARALERWLPEREEELAAQPRYLNQAAMDSPDSANAAVRREVWHLFDQAFVILAHGLHLHRESIRLSDDLEATINNSRERIDIDIDLIYRQRVKQLYNAILDFISGRMTRESPANSTESLYRLQHAAAEMVEAIKHVKHLRKNLTIYMASDNATIRKEYNELRLRVAMVLRETHRCYEGRFEDASTAILELDEIAVRARVDRESMVGRVTKLLGAKRIDAAMATSLLNDSAYASETVDAILTGTRELLTAMDVQAARTTEELSVSDAGGAEVMP; translated from the coding sequence GTGAACTATCGCCAACTCTTTCTTGCTCTTATACTCGGAATTCTCGCCCTTGCACTCTGGATGAGTCCCGAGTTCAAACAGATTGCCGCCGGGGTTGCCATTTTTCTGTTCGGCATGCTCTCGCTGGAGAACGGGTTTCGCCAGTTTACCGGTGGTTTTCTCGAGAGCGTGCTGCGTCGTACAACAGATACGATTCCGAAAAGCCTCGGTTTTGGCATCGTCAGTACCGCCATCATGCAGTCCAGTTCTCTGGTATCGGTGATCACGATCTCGTTTTTGAGCGCCGGCTTGCTTCCGCTGATCACGGGTATCGGCATTATCTTCGGCGCCAATCTCGGTACCACCACCGGCGCCTGGTTGTTCGCCACCATCGGTATGAAAATGAGCCTTTCGGCCTTTGCCTTGCCGATGCTTGTCTTTGGCGTGGTACTGAATTTCCAGCAACCACGAGCATGGAAAGCCTTAGGTGCAATTCTCGCAGGGCTCGGGTTTCTGTTTCTCGGTATCGATTTCATGAAGGCGGGCTTCGAAAGCTATCAGTCGGCTGTCGATCTGCGCGAGTACGCAATGGACGGTGTCGCTGGACTTCTTGTCTATACAGGCCTCGGAATTCTGGCGACCGTCGTGATGCAATCCAGCCATGCGACGCTGGCGCTCACTCTGGCCGGTCTGGCCACGGGCCAGATTACCTACGAAAACGCCCTGGCACTGGCCATTGGTGCGAATATCGGCACAACAGTCACCGCGCTGATCGGTGGTCTCGGTGCAAATATCACTGGCAAGCGTCTGGCAGGTGCCCATCTTCTATTTAACGCGGCAACGGCAGTGATCGCCCTGGCGCTGATCGAGCCTCTGCGTTGGTCCGTGGATGCCCTGTCAGCCCTCATGTCGATCGCCGACGATGACTATACGGTCAAGCTCGCGGTATTCCATACCCTGTTCAACTGCCTTGGTGTTGCCATCATGCTGCCACTGATCTCGAGAATGGCACGAGCACTCGAACGCTGGCTGCCTGAGCGAGAGGAAGAGCTCGCCGCACAGCCAAGGTACCTGAATCAGGCTGCGATGGACTCACCCGATAGTGCAAACGCGGCAGTACGCAGGGAGGTCTGGCACCTGTTCGATCAAGCCTTCGTTATCCTTGCACATGGTCTCCACCTGCACCGTGAAAGTATTCGCCTGAGCGATGATCTTGAAGCGACGATTAACAATTCCCGGGAACGCATCGATATCGACATCGACCTGATCTACCGACAGCGGGTAAAGCAGCTATACAACGCCATTCTCGACTTTATTTCCGGGCGAATGACCCGGGAATCGCCGGCAAACTCCACCGAATCGCTTTATCGTCTTCAGCATGCGGCCGCGGAAATGGTTGAAGCCATCAAACATGTCAAACACCTGCGCAAGAATCTCACAATCTATATGGCGTCGGATAACGCCACGATTCGTAAAGAATACAACGAGCTTCGGCTGCGAGTCGCGATGGTACTGCGTGAGACCCATCGTTGTTACGAAGGTCGGTTTGAGGATGCCAGCACAGCCATACTGGAGCTCGACGAGATCGCTGTGCGTGCACGAGTAGACCGCGAATCGATGGTCGGTCGTGTCACAAAACTCCTGGGTGCAAAACGGATTGATGCCGCCATGGCTACTTCCCTGCTAAACGATTCTGCCTACGCCAGTGAAACCGTCGATGCTATTCTGACAGGAACCCGCGAGCTTCTGACTGCCATGGATGTTCAAGCCGCTCGAACCACGGAGGAGCTGTCGGTGAGCGACGCAGGTGGGGCAGAGGTCATGCCATGA
- a CDS encoding SRPBCC family protein, with translation MFRIHVERVLEKDIESVFEAISDHARYSRFPGVSTSLLIEEGRGEKNGTGALRIIGAGRLELTERITRFERPNRMHYQIEKSSPFTVQHTKGEIVLKPEGEQTRVTWVSEGHVQVPLLGRVMDRLAERSFSRAFNSLLKSIERL, from the coding sequence ATGTTTCGCATTCATGTCGAACGAGTTCTCGAGAAGGATATCGAGTCAGTCTTCGAAGCCATCTCCGACCACGCTCGCTATTCTCGGTTTCCAGGGGTTAGTACGTCGTTACTGATTGAAGAGGGTAGAGGCGAGAAAAATGGCACTGGCGCCCTGAGAATTATCGGAGCTGGCCGGCTTGAGCTCACTGAGCGTATTACCCGGTTCGAGAGGCCAAACCGAATGCACTATCAAATTGAAAAATCGAGCCCGTTCACCGTTCAGCACACGAAGGGAGAAATTGTTTTAAAGCCAGAAGGGGAACAGACCCGGGTTACCTGGGTTTCTGAAGGGCACGTGCAAGTGCCGCTGCTGGGCCGGGTAATGGACCGTTTGGCTGAGCGCAGCTTTTCGAGGGCTTTCAATTCTCTGCTCAAGTCTATTGAGCGGCTCTAG